TTGCTGCATGATACAGTCAACCTTATCTCCCATCTCCCACAAAAATACTTCCTGCACTTCTTCCATCATTTTATAGGAAGGGAAAAAAACGATATAGTTTCCTTTTTGGGCAAGCACTGTCTTCTTAATATAAGAAGCAATCTTTTGGTACTCAGCCTCATTTCTTCTTGTATACTTGCTGCTGACATCCGTTCCAAATAATAACAGCCTCTGGTCGGGCGTAAATGTCGTCTCCGCATAAACCGCATAATTATCCTTTTTCGTCGACAACAGGCTCTTATAATATTGAATTGGCAAAAACGTTGCCGAAAAGAAAATCGTCGCATTTCCCTTATCGATGCAATGTTGTATATTTTCGGAAGGGTCCACGCAATAGAGCTTTAACTTAAAACGCCCGTCCTCCTCGTGTTCCGAATAAATCACATAATGCTCATCTACCAGCTCATAAATACGAATGAAATTTCTTAAATTCAGGTAAAACTCCGTAACTTCTTTTCGCTCCGGAAATTCTACTGTTTTTTGCAAAAACTCGTCTAACTCTGAGGCAAGATTCATCGCTGCAAAAATAAAGTTGCCGATATTGTCATAACAGACATATTTTTCACATTCCCTTTTGTAATCCAAAAGAATCTGATTGCACTTTTGAAAAAGACGTTCAAACTTTGCATGATACCGCTTCATGATTTTCTTTATGGCAAGAAAATCTTCTTTATAAATCTGTGCACTGTACATCTCCCTGCTTCGTTCGACAAGGTTATGCGCCTCATCGACAAGAAAAATATAGTCGCCCCGGATTCCTTCCTGGAAAAAGCGTTTCAGATACACGTTTGGATCAAACACATAATTATAATCACAGATAATATCATCCACCCAGGTTGCAACGTCTAAACAAAGTTCAAACGGACACACCTGAAACTTTTCCGCCTGCTCTTTTAAAATCTCTCTTGTGAAAATGTCCTCTTTGCACAGCAAATCATAGACCGCATCATTCACCCTGTCATAGTGTCCTTTTGCATACGGACAGTGCACCGGATTGCAGTCCATCTCCTCACACATGCACAGCTTTTCTTTTGCCGTAATCGAGACTACCTTTGCCTGATAGCCATGTTTTCGTAACAGTTCAAACGTCTCTCTTGCGACCGTTCCCGTAATCGTTTTCGCTGTCAGGTAAAAAATTTTATCCGCAAAATCCTCCCCAACTGCTTTCACAGCAGGATAAATCGTTGTAATCGTCTTTCCAACACCGGTAGGCGCCTGGATAAAAAGATTTTTTTTGCGAATGATGGTTCGGTACACCCCGATTGCAAGCTCTTTTTGCCCCTTGCGGTACGGAAATGGGAACTCCAGTTTTTTGATAGACTTTTGGCGTAAGATGCGCCATGCATTCTGAAAATCCGCCCATTTTTGATACTCTGCTATCAGTTTTAAAAACCAGGTTTCCAGGTCGTCATACTCCCACGTCTCACGAAATCGTTTGATATCCTCCGTATCAAGGTTGCAGTACGTCATCTGGACGTCAATTTTTTTTAAATGATGTTGTGTCGCATAAATATAGGCGTAACACAATGCCTGTGCCTTATGAACGCCAACCGGCTCCTGCAAGGCATCTAACCTCATATACACACCCTTGATTTCATCAATCGTAACCCGCATGGAATCTGGGATTTCCATATTCAGATAGTTATCTGCAGCCGATGTACTTTCTTCTATTATAATACCGTCCGCGCGTCCTTCTATCGCCAGGTCATAAGTTTCTTCTGTCACAATGAATTTAAGCGGCACCTCTGCGTGATAGTTTGTGTCCATCCTTTTTTGTATCTTCCGGTGAATTCGGCTCCCTTCCTGCATCGCATCCGGTGAAGTACCTACACGCTTACGGTTATCAATATCGCCCTCTCGAAAAATAAACTCCACAAGATTCCGCACTGATATTCTGATTGTATTTCTTTTTTCCGATTCTTCTTTTTTACTCATAGCTCTATTATAACGAATAAAATCTGTTTGTAAAAGAAAAAACGGCCACATCACCTCCAAAGTATTGCTTCCACTTTGGGACGATGTGACCGTTTCCGCTTTTCTTACGCAATTGCATATTTATTTGTCACTGACTCAAAATTTGCATTTTCACCGTAATACTTAATAATAAGATCTTTTTGTGTACCAAGTCCAATCATGCCTAAAATTGATTTTGCATCGATTACTACTCTATTATAAAACACATCAATATCAAAATCACATTTTCCGGCAGCTCTCACAAAATCCTTTACCTCTTCTGTGTCAGATAATCTGATTTTCTTTTCGTTCATGTTCTCATTCCTTCCTCTGTTTCAAACATACTTTTTTTATCAGCGTACGGAATTATTGCATCTTTTTCTCAATTTGTC
This genomic window from Roseburia sp. 831b contains:
- a CDS encoding ATP-dependent DNA helicase, whose translation is MSKKEESEKRNTIRISVRNLVEFIFREGDIDNRKRVGTSPDAMQEGSRIHRKIQKRMDTNYHAEVPLKFIVTEETYDLAIEGRADGIIIEESTSAADNYLNMEIPDSMRVTIDEIKGVYMRLDALQEPVGVHKAQALCYAYIYATQHHLKKIDVQMTYCNLDTEDIKRFRETWEYDDLETWFLKLIAEYQKWADFQNAWRILRQKSIKKLEFPFPYRKGQKELAIGVYRTIIRKKNLFIQAPTGVGKTITTIYPAVKAVGEDFADKIFYLTAKTITGTVARETFELLRKHGYQAKVVSITAKEKLCMCEEMDCNPVHCPYAKGHYDRVNDAVYDLLCKEDIFTREILKEQAEKFQVCPFELCLDVATWVDDIICDYNYVFDPNVYLKRFFQEGIRGDYIFLVDEAHNLVERSREMYSAQIYKEDFLAIKKIMKRYHAKFERLFQKCNQILLDYKRECEKYVCYDNIGNFIFAAMNLASELDEFLQKTVEFPERKEVTEFYLNLRNFIRIYELVDEHYVIYSEHEEDGRFKLKLYCVDPSENIQHCIDKGNATIFFSATFLPIQYYKSLLSTKKDNYAVYAETTFTPDQRLLLFGTDVSSKYTRRNEAEYQKIASYIKKTVLAQKGNYIVFFPSYKMMEEVQEVFLWEMGDKVDCIMQQSGMKEEEREEFLAEFTKEREKSFVAFCVMGGIFGEGIDLRQEQLIGAMIVGTGLPQISNEREILQHYYDKKSGNGFDYAYRYPGMNKVLQAAGRVIRTTEDVGVIELLDERFLQRDYQGLFPREWEERICCNLDSLEGHLNAFWREKT
- a CDS encoding HPr family phosphocarrier protein — encoded protein: MNEKKIRLSDTEEVKDFVRAAGKCDFDIDVFYNRVVIDAKSILGMIGLGTQKDLIIKYYGENANFESVTNKYAIA